In Drosophila simulans strain w501 chromosome 3R, Prin_Dsim_3.1, whole genome shotgun sequence, a single window of DNA contains:
- the LOC6727037 gene encoding tubulin alpha-1 chain, whose amino-acid sequence MRECISIHVGQAGVQIGNACWELYCLEHGIQPDGQMPSDKTVGGGDDSFNTFFSETGAGKHVPRAVFVDLEPTVVDEVRTGTYRQLFHPEQLITGKEDAANNYARGHYTIGKEIVDLVLDRIRKLADQCTGLQGFLIFHSFGGGTGSGFTSLLMERLSVDYGKKSKLEFAIYPAPQVSTAVVEPYNSILTTHTTLEHSDCAFMVDNEAIYDICRRNLDIERPTYTNLNRLIGQIVSSITASLRFDGALNVDLTEFQTNLVPYPRIHFPLVTYAPVISAEKAYHEQLSVAEITNACFEPANQMVKCDPRHGKYMACCMLYRGDVVPKDVNAAIATIKTKRTIQFVDWCPTGFKVGINYQPPTVVPGGDLAKVQRAVCMLSNTTAIAEAWARLDHKFDLMYAKRAFVHWYVGEGMEEGEFSEAREDLAALEKDYEEVGMDSGDGEGEGAEEY is encoded by the exons ATG CGTGAATGTATCTCTATCCATGTTGGCCAGGCTGGTGTCCAGATTGGAAACGCCTGCTGGGAGCTTTACTGCTTGGAGCACGGCATCCAGCCCGATGGCCAGATGCCGTCTGACAAGACCGTGGGCGGAGGCGATGACTCGTTCAACACCTTCTTCAGCGAGACTGGAGCTGGCAAGCACGTGCCCCGCGCCGTGTTCGTGGATCTGGAGCCCACTGTGGTCGACGAGGTCCGTACCGGAACCTACCGTCAGCTGTTCCACCCCGAGCAACTGATCACCGGTAAGGAGGATGCGGCCAACAACTACGCTCGTGGCCACTACACCATCGGCAAGGAGATCGTCGATCTGGTTCTGGACAGGATCCGCAAGCTGGCCGATCAGTGCACCGGTCTGCAGGGCTTCCTCATCTTCCACTCGTTCGGTGGAGGTACCGGCTCTGGCTTCACCTCGCTGCTGATGGAGCGTCTCTCCGTGGACTACGGCAAGAAGTCCAAGCTGGAGTTCGCCATCTACCCAGCCCCCCAGGTGTCCACTGCCGTGGTCGAGCCCTACAACTCCATCCtcaccacccacaccaccctGGAGCATTCCGACTGCGCCTTCATGGTCGACAACGAGGCTATCTACGACATCTGCCGCCGTAACCTGGACATTGAGCGGCCCACGTACACCAACCTGAACCGTCTGATTGGCCAGATCGTGTCCTCGATTACCGCCTCTCTGCGATTCGATGGTGCCCTTAACGTGGATCTGACTGAGTTCCAGACCAACTTGGTGCCCTACCCACGTATTCACTTCCCTCTGGTGACCTACGCCCCCGTCATCTCTGCCGAGAAGGCCTACCACGAGCAGCTGTCGGTGGCCGAGATCACCAACGCCTGCTTCGAGCCGGCCAACCAGATGGTCAAGTGCGATCCCCGTCACGGCAAGTACATGGCCTGCTGCATGCTGTACCGCGGTGATGTTGTGCCCAAGGACGTCAACGCCGCTATTGCTACCATCAAGACCAAGCGCACCATTCAATTCGTCGACTGGTGCCCCACTGGCTTCAAGGTTGGCATCAACTACCAGCCACCCACCGTAGTGCCTGGAGGAGATTTGGCCAAGGTGCAGCGTGCCGTGTGCATGTTGTCCAACACCACGGCCATCGCCGAGGCCTGGGCCCGTCTGGACCACAAGTTCGATCTGATGTACGCCAAGCGTGCCTTCGTCCACTGGTACGTCGGTGAGGGTATGGAGGAGGGAGAGTTCTCCGAGGCCCGTGAGGATTTGGCTGCCCTCGAGAAGGACTACGAGGAGGTCGGCATGGACTCCGGTGACGGCGAGGGAGAGGGTGCTGAGGAGTACTAA
- the LOC6727036 gene encoding terminal uridylyltransferase Tailor: MRIEPGDSFWTKKAMFSNAERQYFETVRRRKTSLPDSTAPPKETVRAPNKAAPAKKAQKEKTMAEMTPNKILYLNPLTMEANFFLQTLNTMNNMTMPPEMDPHLANLLERIMVGIESYMDRNPKYVLPQEMAAPGEGVAFVQPQELQTIKRTFSCSACCNRIVGTNVAKASAHLWEQHPNPNPNNQPVQPHTTHQTKQEKKQAQVKARQHITVRLPKKARAMIVGEITNVFKDKYPIADKLKVIPEYDVIEQDLSKLLSPGFPKQPLRVYKFGSRITGIGNRSSDLDLFVDIGNTFHTFEHRASNATVAKLRAMKKFFCVSEDWRLINFIEQARVPIIKTCHLPTGIECDICLNSMGFCNTNLLKYIFESQPLTQYMCIYVKNWLERCKLTEQISTYSITLMVIYFLQLQALLPPIAVLQIEDAANQAVLVGPWVVNFAQKSFSELRLQQLQATVPVIKSFLRNFFAFYAKFDYEHFVVCPYIGQANVEIPKIERMLHARYSAYVSENPDCSIQLKKPMVVQDPIQLNHNVTKAVTKYGVQTFVDYCQQTAELLEEPSTNWRQRYAY; encoded by the exons ATGCGGATCGAACCTGGGGACTCCTTTTGGACGAAAAAAGCGATGTTTTCCAACGCTGAAAGGCAGTACTTTGAGACGGTCCGTCGGCGGAAGACCAGT CTTCCGGACTCCACCGCCCCACCAAAGGAGACCGTCCGCGCGCCCAACAAAGCCGCTCCGGCAAAAAAGGCACAGAAAGAGAAGACGATGGCCGAGATGACGCCAAACAAAATTCTTTAC TTGAATCCGCTTACCATGGAGGCAAACTTCTTTCTGCAGACCCTAAACACAATGAACAATATGACGATGCCGCCGGAGATGGACCCGCACTTGGCCAACCTGCTGGAGCGTATTATGGTGGGCATCGAGAGCTACATGGACAGGAATCCCAAATACGTTTTGCCTCAGGAGATGGCCGCACCGGGTGAGGGCGTGGCCTTCGTCCAGCCCCAGGAACTGCAGACAATAAAGCGAACATTCAGCTGTAGTGCCTGCTGCAACCGCATAGTGGGCACCAACGTCGCGAAAGCTTCGGCCCACCTTTGGGAGCAGCATCCAAACCCCAATCCCAACAATCAGCCAGTCCAGCCGCATACGACGCATCAGACGAAACAGGAGAAAAAGCAGGCCCAGGTGAAGGCTCGTCAGCATATAACAGTACGGCTACCCAAGA AGGCCAGGGCAATGATTGTGGGAGAGATCACGAATGTGTTCAAGGACAAATACCCGATAGCGGACAAGTTAAAGGTGATTCCCGAGTACGACGTTATCGAACAGGACCTGAGCAAGCTTTTGTCGCCGGGCTTTCCCAAGCAACCACTGCGAGTCTACAAGTTCGGGTCCCGCATCACAGGCATTGGGAATAGATCCTCGGACCTGGACCTCTTCGTCGACATCG GCAACACATTTCACACGTTCGAGCATCGAGCTTCCAACGCTACCGTCGCCAAGCTGCGGGCTATGAAGAAGTTCTTCTGCGTCAGCGAGGACTGGCGCCTTATTAAT TTCATCGAACAGGCGCGCGTGCCCATTATCAAGACGTGCCACTTACCAACCGGCATAGAGTGCGACATTTGCCTGAACAGCATGGGCTTCTGCAATACAAATCTGCTCAAATACATATTCGAGTCGCAGCCACTGA CTcaatatatgtgcatatatgtaaaGAACTGGCTGGAGCGCTGCAAGCTGACTGAACAAATATCGACGTACAGCATTACACTGATGGTGATTTACTTCCTGCAGCTCCAGGCCCTGCTGCCCCCAATCGCCGTGCTGCAGATAGAGGATGCAGCTAATCAGGCCGTGCTCGTGGGTC CGTGGGTTGTCAACTTTGCACAAAAATCGTTTAGCGAACTGCGATTGCAGCAATTGCAGGCGACCGTTCCCGTCATCAAGAGCTTCCTTCGAAACTTCTTTGCGTTTTACGCCAAATTTGACTACGAGCATTTCGTGGTCTGCCCATATATCGGTCAGGCTAATGTTGAAATCCCGAAGATTGAGAGGATGCTGCATGCTAG GTATTCAGCATATGTGTCGGAGAACCCTGACTGCTCGATCCAGCTGAAAAAACCGATGGTCGTACAGGATCCCATACAACTGAACCACAATGTAACAAAAGCGGTGACCAAATATGGAGTGCAGACTTTCGTTGACTACTGCCAGCAGACGGCGGAGCTGCTTGAGGAACCTTCGACCAATTGGCGTCAGCGATATGCATATTAG
- the LOC6727039 gene encoding enhancer of yellow 2b transcription factor gives MTQGKQKGVLCHFEHMPTLRRQDKEALKELLQTRLVECGWHKDIREMIRNIIKERGVDNIDRDQLTAEIVPQARALVPEVIKNEIMMRVYAVLDNPFHP, from the exons ATGACACAAGGCAAGCAAAAAGGAGTCTTATGTCATTTTGAGCATATGCCAACTTTACGCAGACAAGATAAGGAAGC CCTAAAGGAACTGCTGCAAACGCGTCTTGTGGAGTGCGGATGGCACAAGGACATTAGGGAAATGATACGCAACATCATCAAGGAGCGCGGAGTGGACAACATAGACCGCGACCAACTGACTGCCGAAATAGTCCCCCAA GCTCGCGCTTTGGTGCCTGAAGTCATCAAAAATGAGATCATGATGCGCGTGTACGCCGTCCTCGATAATCCGTTCCATCCCTAA